The proteins below come from a single Halomonas binhaiensis genomic window:
- a CDS encoding alpha-hydroxy acid oxidase has product MKRRRYAGTDYRKALNIQDLERIAQRRLPNFVFEYLQGGADDERALQHNRAVFDDYRFMPRTLTRVGPRDLSTTLMGKSHALPLVIGPTGYNGMLSRDGDIKLATAASRANIPFVLSNVATTSLEDIAALEGLNAWMQIYFYRDRDYVRKLVDRCQAAQYETIVVTTDSAIYGNREWDLRNFRKPMQPTLRNLLHLLMRPRWIADVLIPDGMPTFKNLDDLLPPGKQSVQGASAVIGQQLDSTLNWDDISWLRDRWPGKLIIKGILSPDEAEQAASLGVDALVLSNHGGRQLDHACSPVEVLPEARQRVGQRCQLFVDSGFRRGTDVVKALALGADAVWLGRTTLYGLAAGGQPGVAHALDILRREIDRTIGLLGVERIADLETSMLVPDRRH; this is encoded by the coding sequence GTGAAGCGCCGCCGCTATGCAGGAACCGATTACCGCAAGGCACTCAACATCCAGGACCTGGAACGTATTGCCCAACGCCGCTTGCCCAATTTTGTCTTCGAATATCTGCAGGGAGGGGCCGATGATGAGCGGGCGTTGCAGCATAACCGGGCCGTATTCGATGATTACCGCTTCATGCCAAGAACGCTGACCCGAGTGGGTCCTCGAGACCTGTCGACCACACTGATGGGCAAATCCCATGCCCTGCCCCTGGTGATCGGGCCGACGGGGTATAACGGCATGCTGAGCCGGGATGGAGACATCAAGCTGGCCACGGCAGCGTCCAGGGCCAATATTCCCTTCGTGCTCAGCAATGTCGCTACCACCTCACTGGAGGACATCGCCGCACTCGAAGGGCTCAATGCCTGGATGCAGATCTACTTCTACCGAGATCGAGATTACGTCAGAAAACTGGTAGATCGTTGCCAGGCTGCCCAGTACGAGACCATTGTGGTCACCACCGATAGTGCCATCTACGGTAACCGTGAATGGGACCTGCGCAACTTCCGCAAGCCCATGCAGCCGACCCTGCGTAATCTGCTGCACCTGCTCATGCGCCCACGCTGGATCGCCGATGTCTTGATTCCCGATGGCATGCCGACCTTCAAGAACCTGGACGACCTGCTTCCCCCTGGAAAGCAAAGCGTACAGGGCGCCTCAGCAGTGATCGGCCAGCAACTGGACTCGACGCTCAACTGGGATGACATCAGCTGGCTGCGCGACCGCTGGCCAGGCAAGCTCATCATCAAGGGCATCCTCTCTCCCGATGAAGCCGAGCAGGCTGCCAGCCTGGGCGTCGATGCGCTGGTACTCTCCAATCATGGCGGGCGCCAGCTCGATCATGCCTGCTCACCTGTCGAAGTCCTGCCAGAAGCCAGGCAGCGCGTCGGGCAACGTTGTCAGCTGTTCGTCGACAGCGGCTTCCGACGCGGCACGGATGTCGTCAAGGCATTGGCGCTGGGGGCCGATGCCGTGTGGCTGGGTCGCACCACATTGTATGGATTGGCGGCTGGTGGCCAGCCAGGGGTCGCGCATGCGCTGGATATCCTGCGCCGGGAAATCGACCGTACCATCGGCCTGCTCGGTGTCGAACGCATCGCCGATCTGGAGACCAGCATGCTGGTGCCGGATCGACGCCATTGA